A single region of the Rutidosis leptorrhynchoides isolate AG116_Rl617_1_P2 unplaced genomic scaffold, CSIRO_AGI_Rlap_v1 contig490, whole genome shotgun sequence genome encodes:
- the LOC139884013 gene encoding transmembrane emp24 domain-containing protein p24delta3-like yields the protein MEKKRSQFGALSLCLILASQLLTTQAVWLTLPPSGTKCVSEEIQTNVVVLADYVVVSQDHNHLPTISVKVTSPYGNDLYHKENITYGQFALTTSEAGNYLACFWLDGQHGKGETNVNLDWKIGIAAKDWESVARKEKIEGVELELRKLEGAVEAIHENLLYLKSREAEMRTLSETTNARVARFSIMSLGACIVASGLQIMHLKSYFQKKKLI from the exons ATGGAGAAGAAGAGGAGTCAATTTGGTGCTTTAAGTCTCTGTTTGATTTTAGCAAGTCAATTATTGACAACCCAAGCCGTTTGGTTAACACTACCTCCATCAGGAACCAAGTGCGTCTCTGAGGAAATCCAGACTAACGTCGTCGTTTTGGCTGACTATGTCGTCGTCTCCCAGGATCATAATCACTTGCCCACCATCTCCGTCAAA GTGACATCTCCATATGGAAACGACTTGTATCACAAGGAGAATATTACATATGGTCAGTTTGCTCTGACAACTTCCGAGGCTGGAAACTACTTGGCATGTTTCTGGCTTGATGGTCAACATGGTAAAGGAGAGACAAATGTCAATCTCGACTGGAAAATAGGAATTGCCGCCAAGGATTGGGAATCCGTTGCTAGAAAAGAGAAAATTGAG GGTgttgagctagagctaaggaaactcgAAGGAGCAGTAGAGGCTATCCATGAGAATTTACTTTATCTAAAATCCAG AGAAGCTGAGATGCGAACATTGAGCGAAACAACAAATGCAAGGGTGGCTCGGTTTAGTATCATGTCGTTGGGCGCATGTATTGTCGCTTCTGGGTTACAGATAATGCATTTGAAGAGTTACTTTCAAAAGAAGAAACTTATTTAG